The following are encoded together in the Populus trichocarpa isolate Nisqually-1 chromosome 5, P.trichocarpa_v4.1, whole genome shotgun sequence genome:
- the LOC7486342 gene encoding ras-related protein Rab7 isoform X1 translates to MDMSRRALLKVIVLGDIGVGKTSLMNQYVYKKFSQQYKSTIGADFVTKELQIDDKLVTLQIWDTAGQERFQSLGSAFYRGADCCVLVYDVNIQKSFETLNNWHEEFVKQQAADPADPGAFPFILFGNKIDVDGGSSRVVSEKKAREWCASRGDIPYFETSAKEGYNVHEAFLCVAKMALEGEHEHEQEHEQEHDIYFQGISETVSEVEQRGGCAC, encoded by the exons ATGGACATGTCTCGAAGAGCATTACTGAAGGTTATCGTTCTGGGCGATATCGG GGTGGGAAAGACTTCTTTGATGAATCA ATATGTATATAAGAAGTTTAGCCAGCAGTATAAATCTACAATTGGTGCTGATTTTGTCACCAAGGAACTACAGATTGATGACAAACTGGTGACTTTGCAA ATATGGGACACGGCGGGGCAGGAGAGGTTTCAGAGTTTAGGATCAGCGTTTTACAGAGGGGCAGATTGCTGTGTTCTTGTATATGATGTAAATATACAGAAATCATTTGAAACACTTAATAATTGGCATGAAGAATTTGTCAAACAG CAGGCGGCGGATCCAGCCGATCCTGGTGCATTcccttttatattatttgggaaCAAAATCGACGTAGATGGTGGAAGCAGCCGAGTG GTTTCGGAGAAAAAGGCCAGAGAATGGTGTGCTTCCAGGGGAGATATACCATACTTTGAGACCTCAGCAAAAGAAGGTTACAATGTTCATGAAGCATTTCTTTGTGTTGCAAAAATGGCACTAGAAGGTGAACATGAACATGAACAGGAACATGAACAGGAACATGACAT TTACTTTCAGGGTATATCAGAAACTGTTTCAGAAGTCGAGCAAAGGGGAGGCTGTGCGTGTTGA
- the LOC7486342 gene encoding ras-related protein Rab7 isoform X2, whose protein sequence is MDMSRRALLKVIVLGDIGVGKTSLMNQYVYKKFSQQYKSTIGADFVTKELQIDDKLVTLQIWDTAGQERFQSLGSAFYRGADCCVLVYDVNIQKSFETLNNWHEEFVKQAADPADPGAFPFILFGNKIDVDGGSSRVVSEKKAREWCASRGDIPYFETSAKEGYNVHEAFLCVAKMALEGEHEHEQEHEQEHDIYFQGISETVSEVEQRGGCAC, encoded by the exons ATGGACATGTCTCGAAGAGCATTACTGAAGGTTATCGTTCTGGGCGATATCGG GGTGGGAAAGACTTCTTTGATGAATCA ATATGTATATAAGAAGTTTAGCCAGCAGTATAAATCTACAATTGGTGCTGATTTTGTCACCAAGGAACTACAGATTGATGACAAACTGGTGACTTTGCAA ATATGGGACACGGCGGGGCAGGAGAGGTTTCAGAGTTTAGGATCAGCGTTTTACAGAGGGGCAGATTGCTGTGTTCTTGTATATGATGTAAATATACAGAAATCATTTGAAACACTTAATAATTGGCATGAAGAATTTGTCAAACAG GCGGCGGATCCAGCCGATCCTGGTGCATTcccttttatattatttgggaaCAAAATCGACGTAGATGGTGGAAGCAGCCGAGTG GTTTCGGAGAAAAAGGCCAGAGAATGGTGTGCTTCCAGGGGAGATATACCATACTTTGAGACCTCAGCAAAAGAAGGTTACAATGTTCATGAAGCATTTCTTTGTGTTGCAAAAATGGCACTAGAAGGTGAACATGAACATGAACAGGAACATGAACAGGAACATGACAT TTACTTTCAGGGTATATCAGAAACTGTTTCAGAAGTCGAGCAAAGGGGAGGCTGTGCGTGTTGA
- the LOC7477133 gene encoding iron-sulfur assembly protein IscA, chloroplastic: MAFFSSTAAPPHSPLLPSPNYTSTKTLSFSSPPNSLSFRFSKSNFSRRNHPLSLRSTSSPAAPPSEGVAPAISVTENALKHLNRIKNDRDEDLCLRIGVKQGGCSGMSYTMDFENRANARPDDSIIEYNGFAIVCDPKSLLFLFGMQLDYSDALIGGGFSFKNPNATKTCGCGKSFAA; this comes from the exons ATGGCGTTTTTCTCTTCGACAGCAGCACCACCGCACTCTCCTCTTCTTCCATCGCCAAATTACACTAGTACAaaaactctctctttctcttcaccTCCAAATTCCCTCTCTTTCCGATTCTCGAAATCAAATTTCAGCCGTCGAAACCATCCTCTCTCCCTTCGATCAACTTCATCTCCAG CTGCGCCGCCGTCGGAGGGGGTGGCGCCGGCGATATCCGTGACGGAGAATGCGTTGAAGCATTTGAATAGGATTAAAAATGATAGAGATGAAGATCTGTGCTTAAGAATTGGGGTCAAACAAGGTGGATGCTCTGGCATGTCTTACACCATGGATTTTGAAAATCGAGCCAATGCTAGACCTGATGATTCCATCATTGAATACAACGGATTTGCAATTG TTTGTGATCCAAAGAGCCTCCTCTTCCTATTTGGGATGCAATTGGATTATAGCGATGCTCTTATTGGTGGAGGTTTCTCTTTCAAGAACCCAAATGCAACAAAGACATGTGGTTGTGGTAAATCCTTTGCAGCATAG
- the LOC7477134 gene encoding probable ATP synthase 24 kDa subunit, mitochondrial: MAFSYRLLSRSKQLYGSQAILNQQLAFPVRYYAKEAAPDGFKGDEMLKDIFRDLKKKFDTAIGVFRKEKIIIDPEDPAAVSHYAKVMKTAREKAGLLSESQRIQYTIEEETKDIPDARTYFLQLQEIRIKRDLPDELGVEAMMMDALEKVEKEIKKPLMRNDKKGMALLMAEFDKINTKFGVRREDLPKYEEELELKIAKAQLEELKKDAVEAMETQRKREEFKNEKAVDVRSLDIRNFL; the protein is encoded by the exons atggCTTTCAGTTATCGCCTCTTATCCAGATCCAAACAG TTGTATGGAAGTCAAGCCATTTTGAATCAGCAACTTGCTTTTCCAGTTCGTTATTATGCAAAAGAGGCGGCTCCCGATGGGTTCAAGGGAGATG AGATGTTGAAGGACATCTTTCGTGACCTCAAGAAGAAATTTGATACAGCCATTGGGGTTTTTCGGAAAGAAAAGATCATCATTGATCCCGAGGATCCAGCTGCTGTGTCTCATTATGCAAAGGTCATGAAGACAGCTAGAGAGAA GGCTGGCTTGTTATCGGAATCTCAAAGGATCCAGTATACTAtcgaagaagaaacaaaagatatTCCAGATGCTCGAACATATTTTTTGCAATTGCAGGAAATAAGaatcaa AAGAGATCTCCCTGATGAGCTTGGTGTAGAGGCTATGATGATGGATGCATTGgaaaaagttgaaaaggaaattaagaAACCTCTGATGAGGAATGATAAGAAAGGAATGGCTCTTCTTATGGCTGAATTTGATAAGATTAATACAAA GTTTGGAGTTCGGAGGGAAGATCTGCCAAAATATGAAGAGGAGTTGGAACTTAAAATCGCCAAAGCACAATTGGAGGAGCTGAAGAAGGATGCTGTTGAGGCTATGGAAACACAAAGGAAGAg gGAGGAATTTAAGAATGAGAAAGCGGTTGATGTGAGGTCTTTGGACATCCGGAACTTTCTCTGA